The Synechocystis sp. PCC 6714 genome includes the window TAGACAGTCCCCAAAGGAGCCATGGCATCATTGCTTGGACAGTTTTAACCCTAGTGGCGATCGCCTTTTGGTATTGGTCGCCGATTTTTTTAGGATTACTGTTGACCCCCAGGGGATTTTCCCTCCGTATGCTTTTTCCCAGTTGGATTTGAGCCGGAGACAAAGGTGGAAGTGGTCTCCCTAGTTACCACAGAGTCGAGACAACCTGGGCTTTCTCCTCGCACCTGTTAAATGGGGCGGTACACCACCGCATAGTCCCCTTCCCGGTTATCCGGCAGTAAAAAACCTTTACGGCAGAGGGAATCAATGGTTTCCTTCACCTTTTGGGGATCTTCTCCGGTGGCCACAATGCACTCGCTCACCGTAGCGCCGATCGCCTTGGTGGCACAGGTTTTAATAATCAACACATCCAGCCGTTCTATGGGGGTGACCGATGGGGGAGCGGTGACAATGGGAGAGGTATAGGCAGGGGGGAAATAATGTTTATG containing:
- a CDS encoding TM2 domain-containing protein; translation: MKNRFVALIFAVFFGGFGLHKFYLGNIFAGIVYFLFSWTFIPSILGFVDAIILGTMDERKFNAIYNHKHYFPPAYTSPIVTAPPSVTPIERLDVLIIKTCATKAIGATVSECIVATGEDPQKVKETIDSLCRKGFLLPDNREGDYAVVYRPI